A window of the Desulfomonilaceae bacterium genome harbors these coding sequences:
- a CDS encoding OB-fold nucleic acid binding domain-containing protein, whose product MHDQTKHINETDRTLAYNEAISMKVFCHAHPLSILRPILAQQNIVRATDLRRLPSGSIVRVIGLLVIVHTPPTKSGKRVMFLTMEDETGLIDVVVFPKAQNGFARTILTSQVLAVEGKLQKQGAKGISISIVMWKALKNWSGRLDKFLRMKVY is encoded by the coding sequence ATGCATGACCAGACCAAACACATAAATGAGACTGACAGAACGCTGGCTTATAACGAAGCCATATCCATGAAAGTTTTCTGTCATGCGCATCCATTGTCTATCCTTAGACCAATTCTGGCTCAACAGAATATCGTCAGGGCGACTGATTTGCGACGTTTACCATCAGGCTCCATTGTGCGGGTCATCGGCCTGCTTGTGATTGTCCATACTCCACCAACCAAATCAGGAAAAAGGGTAATGTTTCTTACAATGGAGGACGAAACCGGTCTTATTGATGTGGTGGTTTTCCCAAAAGCCCAGAATGGATTTGCGCGAACTATACTTACCAGTCAGGTTCTCGCTGTCGAGGGTAAATTGCAAAAACAGGGGGCTAAAGGAATATCAATATCAATTGTCATGTGGAAAGCTCTTAAAAACTGGAGCGGCCGGTTGGATAAATTTCTAAGAATGAAGGTTTACTAG
- a CDS encoding DsrE family protein has protein sequence MKRLFSLIAISFLLVTETAICPFIVYSGEGVESMGTQTKQTQGVDAKRSLKALFHLDWDQEERLSLALANIKNLFKEIPAQQCEISVVANGAAVKLFKKDNVSRHADTIEELHRLGVRFKMCRNALANNHIDKQDLIDVCEIVPAGILEIIDLQRMGFAYVKP, from the coding sequence ATGAAAAGACTATTTTCACTAATTGCGATCAGCTTTTTGTTGGTGACTGAAACAGCCATTTGTCCTTTTATCGTATACTCTGGCGAAGGGGTTGAATCAATGGGAACACAAACAAAGCAGACTCAAGGAGTCGATGCGAAGAGGTCCCTAAAAGCGCTTTTTCATCTTGATTGGGATCAGGAAGAAAGACTTTCGTTAGCACTGGCAAACATAAAGAATCTTTTCAAGGAGATTCCGGCGCAGCAGTGTGAGATCAGTGTTGTCGCTAACGGCGCCGCTGTTAAACTGTTTAAAAAAGATAACGTATCCCGCCACGCCGACACAATCGAGGAACTTCACAGGCTGGGAGTTAGATTCAAAATGTGCAGGAATGCGTTGGCCAATAATCACATCGACAAACAGGACTTGATTGATGTCTGCGAGATAGTTCCAGCAGGGATATTGGAAATAATTGACTTACAAAGAATGGGATTTGCGTACGTAAAGCCGTGA